In the Paenibacillus sp. FSL H7-0357 genome, one interval contains:
- the csrA gene encoding carbon storage regulator CsrA — MLVLSRRKGESIVIQDQIELTILSVDGDTVKVGISAPKHVDIFRKEVYLSIQESNRESVAPQQSDLNALINRLRGSNANN, encoded by the coding sequence ATGCTCGTACTGTCCCGCAGAAAAGGGGAGTCCATCGTGATACAGGACCAGATTGAGCTGACGATCCTAAGTGTGGATGGGGATACAGTTAAAGTGGGGATTTCTGCACCGAAACATGTTGATATTTTCCGCAAAGAAGTCTATCTCTCCATCCAAGAGTCGAACCGTGAATCTGTTGCTCCTCAACAGTCTGATTTGAATGCGCTAATTAATCGGCTGCGCGGCTCAAATGCCAATAATTAA
- a CDS encoding flagellar assembly protein FliW, whose translation MIIETLSWGKLEIDEEQIYHFSKGLPGFDEETEFALIPMAETPFWVLQSVKTIGLSFLLGDPFVFYPTFEFELPDDEAEELGIGKDVVVRCIITLKEQLDQSTINLLAPVVLNPTGLSGKQIVLHKAPYHTKHSLLQEQSTIDGKDGG comes from the coding sequence TTGATTATTGAAACGCTGTCTTGGGGTAAACTAGAAATAGACGAAGAACAGATCTATCATTTCTCTAAAGGATTGCCCGGCTTCGATGAGGAGACTGAATTTGCTCTGATACCGATGGCGGAAACTCCGTTTTGGGTATTACAGTCTGTAAAAACCATAGGTCTATCTTTCTTATTAGGTGATCCCTTTGTCTTTTACCCCACCTTTGAGTTTGAGTTGCCGGATGATGAAGCTGAAGAGTTAGGGATTGGCAAAGATGTCGTTGTCCGCTGCATTATTACATTAAAAGAGCAATTAGATCAATCAACGATTAATCTTCTCGCTCCCGTTGTACTCAATCCTACAGGCCTATCCGGCAAACAGATTGTTTTGCACAAGGCCCCTTATCATACGAAGCATAGCTTGCTGCAGGAACAGTCGACTATAGACGGAAAGGATGGTGGATAA
- a CDS encoding DUF6470 family protein, whose protein sequence is MQSILQIRQTPAIIGIDADPGTFSMSQPKAEVNVTTTPGELNVQSFRPELTIDQTRAHAAYNGGSVLDMNKRIYSGIQQLYLQAIARRVEQGTRMAEFFKPGNTIAEIYGMDTEPNSFPEPCGPASYDNVDIHIETRAPQISFRAAEVDIQVERHRPETEYTRGKLNIYMQQYASIQFIPPEVNVQL, encoded by the coding sequence ATGCAGTCCATTCTGCAAATTCGGCAGACACCGGCGATAATTGGTATTGATGCTGATCCCGGCACGTTCTCCATGTCTCAGCCCAAGGCAGAGGTAAATGTAACGACTACCCCAGGGGAACTCAACGTGCAGTCATTCCGGCCGGAGCTTACTATTGACCAAACGAGGGCACACGCCGCCTATAACGGAGGCAGTGTATTGGATATGAACAAACGTATCTATTCAGGAATTCAGCAGTTGTATCTACAAGCGATTGCCCGCAGAGTGGAGCAAGGAACAAGAATGGCTGAGTTTTTTAAGCCTGGTAATACGATAGCTGAAATATATGGCATGGATACTGAGCCGAATTCCTTCCCTGAGCCTTGTGGGCCGGCCTCCTATGATAACGTGGATATCCATATTGAGACGAGAGCTCCCCAAATTAGCTTTCGGGCAGCAGAGGTTGATATACAAGTCGAGAGACATCGTCCGGAGACTGAATATACTCGCGGCAAGCTGAATATTTACATGCAGCAATATGCATCGATTCAGTTTATTCCACCCGAAGTGAATGTTCAATTGTAG
- the flgL gene encoding flagellar hook-associated protein FlgL, whose translation MLRVTSNMMNSQLLLNLNRNARTMNDTQLQLASGRKINKPSDDPVGITYSLRYRAELSSNEQYTRNVDGALSWLDYNDTVLGQAGDVVQRLRELTVKASTGSNPQSALDSINEEVLQLKQQLVDISNSKLNGKYIFNGEKYDAKPYDFAKGADGTYDTSMPVTTDSGQIQYIVGEGVQMPINMTGNDVFGHTGDSDNLFSIINNISDALKKGDLTAISGQLDKIDTRVETILSARAEIGAKTNRVELMQDRLSDLNINLTDLQAKTEDADYEELIMKSKIQENIYNASLSVGAKIISTTLVDFIR comes from the coding sequence ATGTTGAGGGTGACCTCCAATATGATGAATTCACAGCTGCTGCTTAACTTGAACCGCAATGCGCGTACCATGAACGATACACAGCTGCAGCTTGCCAGCGGGCGGAAGATCAACAAGCCCTCCGACGACCCTGTAGGAATTACATATTCCTTGCGTTACCGTGCGGAGCTTTCGTCAAATGAACAATATACCAGGAACGTAGACGGTGCTCTCTCTTGGCTTGACTATAATGATACTGTGCTGGGCCAGGCAGGAGATGTTGTGCAGCGTCTGCGGGAGCTTACCGTGAAAGCATCGACAGGAAGCAATCCCCAATCGGCTTTGGACAGCATCAACGAAGAGGTTTTGCAGCTCAAACAGCAACTTGTGGATATCTCCAACAGCAAGCTCAATGGTAAATACATCTTTAATGGTGAGAAATATGATGCCAAGCCGTATGATTTTGCCAAAGGGGCAGATGGGACCTATGACACTTCCATGCCGGTCACTACAGATTCTGGACAAATTCAGTATATTGTAGGTGAAGGTGTGCAGATGCCTATTAATATGACTGGTAATGATGTGTTTGGTCATACTGGGGATTCTGATAATCTATTCTCAATTATTAATAACATTTCTGATGCCTTGAAAAAAGGTGATTTAACAGCCATATCAGGTCAACTGGACAAAATCGATACACGGGTTGAAACCATTTTATCTGCCCGCGCAGAGATAGGTGCTAAGACTAATCGCGTGGAATTAATGCAGGACCGCCTTAGCGATCTCAATATCAACCTGACGGATCTGCAAGCGAAGACGGAAGATGCCGATTACGAGGAGCTTATTATGAAGTCCAAAATTCAAGAGAATATCTACAATGCCTCTTTGTCGGTAGGTGCTAAGATTATATCTACCACACTCGTGGACTTTATCAGATAA
- the flgK gene encoding flagellar hook-associated protein FlgK, whose protein sequence is MTSTFHSIETARRSLFTQTAALNTTGHNIANANTEGYTRQRVNMKAASPIEAYGLTNSTVPGQLGTGVEFTSIERIREMFLDDQYRGESAASGNWTIQSDTLDKLEAIVNEPSDTGIRTVLDNFWKSWSDLSKNPEDPTARKIVVQTTQSLTDAINYMSTQLNNLDRDLTSNIDVKGKEIQTYLSSIVDLNQSIAKIEGMGDQANDLRDQRDLLTDKLSKIANITVVDTDAGYNISLGGRNLVQGAALSATVDSAFLNAAYDSGDLKAGEAYGMIFSNRTYVTDYKKQLDTLANTIANGEVQVTIPAGSTVPAGTTVLKDSEIINVDGTKTTLLAGTAIPIPLTGDLKTTVKGLNGMHQLGFGMDGSSGRAFFTPAVAGEAITAGNIRLNPEIAADPSLFATSMRATTDAAGQVSVIKGNNTLALMFSNLKDNNTFTTASGSTTGTVGSYLSSMVGQLGIQSQEAARQASNSDFLVEQVNSRRQSVSGVSLDEEMSNMLVFQHAYSAAARFMTTFDEMLDKLINSTGTVGR, encoded by the coding sequence ATGACATCGACATTTCACTCAATTGAGACCGCAAGACGAAGCCTTTTCACGCAGACTGCTGCGCTCAATACAACCGGACACAACATTGCCAATGCAAATACGGAGGGCTATACCCGCCAGCGCGTGAATATGAAAGCAGCTTCACCTATTGAGGCGTATGGACTCACTAATTCTACCGTTCCTGGCCAGCTGGGTACCGGTGTAGAATTCACCTCCATCGAACGGATCCGGGAAATGTTCCTGGATGACCAATACCGTGGAGAAAGTGCCGCCAGCGGCAACTGGACCATCCAATCGGATACTCTTGATAAGCTGGAGGCTATTGTGAATGAACCTTCAGATACAGGCATCCGGACCGTACTCGATAACTTCTGGAAATCTTGGTCAGATTTGAGCAAGAATCCAGAGGACCCAACGGCCCGTAAAATTGTAGTGCAGACCACACAATCGCTTACTGATGCAATCAATTATATGAGCACACAACTAAATAATCTTGATCGTGATCTTACCTCCAATATTGATGTAAAGGGGAAGGAAATCCAAACCTACCTCAGTTCTATCGTCGACCTGAACCAATCCATTGCCAAAATTGAAGGCATGGGGGATCAAGCCAATGATCTGCGGGATCAACGTGACCTGTTGACGGACAAGCTGTCCAAGATTGCTAATATTACGGTGGTAGATACGGACGCCGGATATAACATCTCATTGGGGGGGCGGAATCTTGTGCAGGGAGCAGCGCTCAGCGCAACGGTAGACAGCGCGTTCCTTAATGCTGCTTATGATTCTGGAGATCTGAAGGCTGGAGAAGCTTACGGGATGATATTTTCCAACAGGACTTATGTCACAGATTACAAGAAACAGCTTGATACTTTGGCTAATACGATTGCCAACGGAGAGGTGCAGGTTACTATTCCGGCAGGCTCTACTGTACCCGCAGGAACTACAGTACTCAAAGACTCAGAAATCATAAATGTAGACGGGACTAAGACCACACTGCTTGCAGGTACTGCAATTCCTATTCCTCTGACAGGTGATCTGAAAACTACTGTTAAGGGCCTGAACGGCATGCATCAGTTGGGATTTGGTATGGATGGCAGCTCAGGCCGCGCATTTTTTACCCCTGCTGTCGCAGGTGAAGCTATCACTGCCGGCAATATTCGTTTAAATCCGGAGATTGCAGCCGACCCAAGTCTATTTGCAACTTCGATGCGTGCAACTACTGATGCTGCTGGCCAGGTTTCAGTGATCAAAGGCAATAATACCTTGGCCCTGATGTTCAGCAATCTCAAAGATAATAATACATTTACTACAGCAAGCGGCTCTACAACAGGCACTGTCGGATCCTATCTCAGCTCTATGGTTGGCCAGCTTGGTATTCAATCACAAGAGGCTGCCCGCCAGGCAAGCAATTCGGACTTTCTGGTCGAGCAAGTGAATTCCCGCCGCCAGTCTGTAAGCGGCGTATCACTGGATGAAGAAATGTCGAATATGCTGGTATTCCAGCATGCTTACAGTGCTGCTGCGCGTTTTATGACGACTTTTGATGAAATGCTCGATAAATTGATTAATTCTACCGGCACCGTCGGCAGATAG
- a CDS encoding flagellar protein FlgN, which yields MALTKLLELLERLDEAHLQMLDLAAVKKQTIMDNKVDGLIDIMNRESKLMKLIGQLEEQRTEAAYAFLQHVGIRSNLNLNLTELSRLVFDPEDKLRLLQIQQKLSDTVRRLKKANELNQKLIEQSLTFIDYSLDLLVGRPNQDFTYHHPSDKGNSAARPGLFDTRG from the coding sequence ATGGCATTGACGAAATTGCTTGAATTGCTTGAGCGGCTGGACGAAGCGCATCTTCAGATGCTGGATCTGGCCGCTGTCAAGAAACAGACGATTATGGACAACAAGGTGGATGGTCTTATTGACATCATGAACCGTGAGTCCAAATTAATGAAGCTGATTGGACAGCTTGAAGAGCAGCGCACGGAGGCTGCGTATGCCTTTTTGCAGCATGTGGGCATACGCTCCAACCTGAATCTGAATCTGACAGAGCTGTCCCGGCTTGTATTTGACCCTGAAGACAAATTACGGCTGCTGCAAATTCAGCAGAAGCTTTCAGACACAGTGCGTCGCTTGAAGAAAGCCAATGAGCTAAACCAGAAGCTGATTGAGCAGTCGCTTACCTTTATAGATTATTCCCTGGATTTGCTTGTCGGAAGACCGAACCAGGACTTTACCTATCATCATCCATCCGACAAGGGCAACAGCGCAGCACGGCCGGGCCTTTTTGACACCCGCGGATAG
- the flgM gene encoding flagellar biosynthesis anti-sigma factor FlgM produces MKINETGRINAINPYQRSAESQRQEQMKKSTRKDEVSISDEAIKLLQAQNSGKVDAERALKIDSLKQQVSAGTYEVDAAKLAEKLAPYFKQSSEN; encoded by the coding sequence ATGAAAATTAACGAGACCGGACGAATTAATGCGATTAATCCGTATCAACGCAGTGCGGAATCGCAAAGGCAGGAACAAATGAAGAAGAGTACGCGTAAAGATGAGGTTTCTATTTCCGACGAAGCTATTAAGCTCTTGCAAGCCCAGAACAGCGGCAAGGTTGATGCAGAACGCGCACTTAAGATTGACAGCTTGAAGCAACAGGTCTCCGCAGGTACCTATGAAGTAGACGCAGCCAAACTCGCAGAGAAACTCGCCCCTTATTTTAAGCAATCCTCCGAGAATTAG
- a CDS encoding TIGR03826 family flagellar region protein — translation MNLDNCPKCGRLYVKNIMDLCQPCLKELEHQYEICVEYLRKNRGTNIQELSDATEIPIKEITRFIREGRISIANAPNMMLPCEVCGTLIREGHMCDSCRSRLTKDLANAAKESAAAEPLKKSSEGAYRAVDKLRGI, via the coding sequence ATGAATTTAGACAATTGTCCAAAGTGCGGCCGGTTATATGTCAAAAATATCATGGACCTGTGCCAGCCCTGTCTCAAAGAGCTTGAACATCAATATGAAATCTGCGTAGAATATCTGCGCAAAAACAGAGGCACCAATATTCAGGAGCTGTCCGATGCTACGGAGATTCCGATCAAGGAAATCACCCGTTTTATTCGCGAAGGCCGAATTTCCATAGCAAATGCGCCTAATATGATGCTGCCGTGCGAGGTGTGTGGAACCTTGATCCGTGAAGGGCATATGTGCGACAGCTGCCGCTCCCGTCTGACGAAAGATCTTGCAAATGCTGCTAAAGAAAGTGCTGCTGCGGAACCTCTTAAGAAGTCATCTGAGGGTGCATACCGGGCAGTCGATAAGCTCCGCGGTATATAA
- a CDS encoding response regulator transcription factor — translation MIRILVIEDDQEISGLLERYFHKEGMECMRIGNGFEAKAAFESNGPFQLVLLDLMLPGMDGLEVLRRIRAVSYVPVLIMTAKDGETDKIIGLGSGADDYIIKPFSIFELIARAKALIRRYIDFSADPLLEQSNPYISCGDLLIDPEQCSVLQNGVSLGLTATEFQIVYLLASHPKKVFTRENLYTRIWGEDYAGAGAENTISVHIRRLRSKIEEDPSLPRHIITVWGMGYKWGEV, via the coding sequence ATGATTCGTATTCTTGTCATTGAAGATGATCAGGAAATTTCCGGGCTGCTCGAACGATATTTTCATAAGGAAGGCATGGAATGCATGCGGATCGGGAACGGTTTTGAGGCAAAGGCAGCCTTTGAGAGCAACGGCCCTTTTCAGCTTGTATTGCTCGATCTGATGCTTCCAGGTATGGATGGACTGGAGGTGTTGAGAAGAATCCGTGCGGTCAGCTACGTGCCCGTGCTAATTATGACCGCCAAAGACGGGGAAACGGATAAAATCATCGGTCTCGGCAGTGGAGCTGATGACTATATCATTAAGCCTTTCAGTATCTTTGAATTAATAGCCCGTGCAAAGGCGCTTATCCGGCGGTATATTGATTTTTCAGCCGATCCCCTACTTGAACAAAGCAATCCATACATCTCCTGCGGCGATCTTTTAATTGATCCCGAGCAATGCTCAGTCCTGCAAAACGGTGTCTCCCTCGGTCTGACGGCCACGGAATTTCAAATCGTCTATTTGCTGGCCTCTCATCCCAAAAAAGTGTTCACCCGGGAAAATCTATATACCCGAATCTGGGGTGAAGATTATGCAGGTGCTGGTGCGGAAAACACCATTTCTGTACACATCCGCAGATTGCGCTCCAAAATTGAAGAGGACCCTTCCCTCCCCCGGCATATCATCACAGTCTGGGGAATGGGCTACAAATGGGGTGAAGTATGA
- a CDS encoding sensor histidine kinase: MTVLFLLISLILAVLLAIVLAFRLLRLHRELKHVREFLLNKTAFTEPGQALPNERVRIFSENPILRKLASGINSLLDRLQNAESRTRQAEDAHKRLVSNISHDLRTPLTSVMGYLEVLQTDENLSGAEQKQFMNIAYKKSRSMYELLDQFFQLAKIEAGDLPLQNVPIDMNRLVKEMLVGLYPSFLSLSLEPVVEIPQKRLYALGDSMAVERIVGNLLSNSLRHGASSGIIGARLTETEDHISLEIWDNGPGISPGNLKLIFERMYTLEPARTSGSSGSGLGLTIARQLALKLGGSLHAASIPGERTSFILQLPKASSC; the protein is encoded by the coding sequence ATGACGGTTCTTTTCCTTCTTATCAGCCTGATTCTTGCTGTCCTGTTGGCCATTGTCCTTGCCTTCCGCTTACTGCGGCTTCATCGTGAACTGAAACATGTCCGTGAGTTTCTTTTGAACAAGACTGCCTTCACAGAACCCGGACAGGCCCTGCCCAATGAGCGGGTTCGGATCTTTAGCGAAAATCCTATACTTCGCAAGTTAGCTTCCGGCATTAACAGTCTTCTGGACCGTCTGCAAAATGCTGAATCCCGTACAAGGCAAGCAGAGGACGCGCACAAACGGCTGGTATCGAATATCTCGCATGATTTACGCACCCCTTTGACCTCTGTGATGGGCTATTTGGAGGTACTGCAAACGGATGAGAATCTGAGCGGTGCGGAGCAGAAACAATTCATGAACATCGCTTATAAGAAATCCCGCTCGATGTATGAGCTGCTGGATCAGTTTTTTCAATTGGCGAAGATTGAAGCCGGGGATCTCCCCCTGCAAAACGTCCCCATAGACATGAACAGATTGGTCAAGGAAATGCTGGTCGGCCTCTATCCTTCTTTTCTCAGCCTGTCACTGGAGCCTGTTGTGGAGATTCCGCAAAAACGCTTGTATGCGCTTGGTGATAGCATGGCTGTGGAACGCATCGTAGGCAATTTGCTGTCCAACAGCTTGCGGCACGGGGCTTCCTCCGGAATAATCGGGGCGCGGCTCACCGAAACGGAGGATCACATTTCGCTTGAAATCTGGGATAACGGACCAGGAATTTCGCCAGGGAATTTGAAGCTTATTTTCGAAAGAATGTACACGCTTGAACCTGCCCGCACATCCGGCAGCAGCGGCAGCGGCTTGGGACTCACGATAGCCAGACAGCTGGCGCTCAAGCTGGGGGGAAGTCTCCATGCCGCTTCGATACCGGGGGAACGCACCTCTTTTATTTTGCAGCTGCCTAAGGCTTCCTCCTGCTGA